Proteins from one Nakamurella multipartita DSM 44233 genomic window:
- a CDS encoding NADPH:quinone oxidoreductase family protein: MRALRAHALTGPSALSVDEVADPSAPADGMVRIGVHAAGVGFVDTLVTRGLYQVRQEPPFIPGLEVAGLVEAAPAHSGLAVGDRVYASLPVGGCADTVWADEHLVAPLPDSLGFAAGAALVVNDHTAHVALVRRAGLRPGESMLVHGAGGGLGSAAVRIGTALGARVTAVASTPDRRAAAQEAGAEQVYGPDDWLDAVRGAGGADVIVDPVGGDVFDASLRALAPEGRLLTLGYVSGRIPSAPANRLLLRNSDVRGVNWLGLISAHPALFRSTAAALAGLLAAGMPGPTVVEYDFTDGARAFADLESRSVVGKAVLRLR; the protein is encoded by the coding sequence GTGCGGGCACTCCGGGCGCACGCGCTGACCGGGCCGTCGGCGCTGTCGGTGGACGAGGTTGCCGACCCGAGCGCGCCGGCGGACGGGATGGTCCGGATCGGGGTCCACGCAGCCGGGGTCGGTTTCGTCGACACGCTGGTCACCCGCGGGCTCTACCAGGTACGGCAGGAACCGCCCTTCATCCCCGGTCTGGAGGTGGCCGGCCTGGTCGAAGCGGCGCCGGCACACTCCGGACTGGCCGTCGGCGACCGGGTGTATGCGTCGTTGCCGGTCGGTGGCTGCGCCGACACCGTCTGGGCCGACGAGCATCTGGTCGCCCCCCTGCCCGATTCGCTGGGCTTCGCGGCGGGCGCCGCGCTGGTGGTCAATGACCACACCGCCCACGTGGCCCTCGTCCGCCGCGCCGGCCTGCGGCCGGGTGAGTCGATGCTGGTGCACGGCGCCGGCGGTGGGCTCGGATCGGCGGCGGTACGGATCGGTACCGCGCTGGGCGCCCGGGTCACCGCGGTCGCCAGCACCCCCGATCGGCGTGCTGCGGCGCAGGAGGCGGGAGCCGAGCAGGTCTACGGTCCGGACGACTGGCTGGACGCGGTCCGCGGTGCCGGCGGCGCCGACGTCATCGTCGATCCCGTCGGCGGTGACGTGTTCGACGCCTCCCTGCGGGCGCTCGCACCGGAGGGCCGGCTGCTGACCCTCGGGTACGTGTCCGGGCGGATCCCGTCCGCCCCGGCGAACCGGTTGCTGCTGCGCAACAGTGACGTCCGCGGCGTCAACTGGCTGGGCCTGATCTCCGCTCACCCCGCGCTGTTCCGGTCCACCGCCGCCGCCCTCGCCGGGTTGCTGGCCGCCGGCATGCCGGGCCCGACCGTCGTCGAGTACGACTTCACCGACGGCGCAAGGGCCTTCGCCGATCTCGAGAGCCGCAGCGTGGTCGGCAAAGCTGTCCTGCGCCTGCGCTGA
- a CDS encoding acyl-CoA dehydrogenase family protein, which yields MSSKLNLAAELTKDLTTARGTDYYLLHDLLSDEEREIRDRVRSFVDADVLPIINDYWERAEFPFELVPKLAKLGIVGGAIQGYGCPGLSRLAQGMVTLELSRGDGSVNTFIGVQSGLAMGSINMLGSPEQKQRWLPGLATLDKIGAFALTEPQHGSDSVALETSARRDGDHWVLNGSKRWIGNGSIGHVVIVWARDEADGKVKGFVVEKDDQGAYPEGYTAELITGKIGKRAIWQPDIVLDNVRVPEANRLAHANGFRDVSRVLTATRGGASWEAAGHAVAAYEAALTYATHRQQFSKPIAAYQLVQNKLATMLAETTAIQLMCFRMAQLQEQGKLTGPMASMAKMYTASTARSICAEARDILGGNGLLLDFHVARHMTDMEVVHTYEGTDSIQSLIIGRDVTGISAFG from the coding sequence ATGAGCAGCAAGCTGAATCTGGCCGCCGAACTGACCAAGGACCTGACCACCGCCCGCGGCACCGATTACTACCTGCTTCACGACCTGCTCAGCGACGAGGAGCGGGAGATCCGGGACCGGGTCCGGTCGTTCGTCGACGCCGACGTGCTGCCGATCATCAACGACTACTGGGAACGGGCGGAGTTCCCGTTCGAGCTGGTGCCCAAGCTGGCCAAGCTCGGCATCGTGGGCGGCGCGATTCAGGGCTACGGCTGCCCCGGCCTGTCCCGGCTGGCCCAGGGCATGGTCACCCTCGAGCTGTCCCGCGGCGACGGCAGCGTCAACACGTTCATCGGCGTGCAGAGCGGCCTGGCCATGGGCTCGATCAACATGCTGGGCTCGCCGGAGCAGAAGCAGCGCTGGCTCCCGGGCCTGGCCACGCTCGACAAGATCGGTGCGTTCGCACTGACCGAGCCGCAGCACGGGTCAGACTCGGTCGCGCTGGAGACCTCCGCACGCCGCGACGGCGACCACTGGGTGCTCAACGGCAGCAAACGATGGATCGGCAACGGGAGCATCGGTCATGTCGTCATCGTCTGGGCGCGGGACGAGGCGGACGGCAAGGTGAAAGGCTTCGTCGTCGAAAAGGATGACCAAGGAGCGTATCCCGAGGGGTATACGGCCGAGCTGATCACCGGCAAAATCGGCAAACGGGCGATCTGGCAGCCGGACATCGTGCTGGACAACGTCCGGGTACCCGAGGCCAACCGGCTCGCCCACGCCAACGGGTTCCGGGACGTCAGCCGGGTGCTCACCGCGACCCGCGGCGGGGCGTCCTGGGAGGCGGCCGGGCACGCCGTCGCCGCCTACGAGGCCGCCCTGACCTACGCCACCCACCGGCAGCAGTTCAGCAAGCCGATCGCGGCCTACCAGCTGGTGCAGAACAAGCTGGCCACCATGCTCGCCGAGACCACCGCCATCCAGCTGATGTGCTTCCGGATGGCGCAGCTGCAGGAGCAGGGCAAGCTGACCGGTCCGATGGCGTCGATGGCCAAGATGTACACGGCCAGCACCGCCCGGTCGATCTGTGCCGAGGCCCGGGACATTCTGGGCGGCAACGGGTTGCTCCTGGACTTTCATGTCGCCCGGCACATGACCGACATGGAGGTGGTGCACACCTACGAGGGCACCGACAGCATCCAGTCGCTGATCATCGGACGGGATGTCACCGGCATCTCGGCCTTCGGCTGA
- a CDS encoding 3-hydroxyacyl-CoA dehydrogenase family protein: MSVNHVLVVGAGAMGSQIGMVCALAGLTATITDIAEPSLARTHADLRSRLARDVDKGRRTASDVETAFGRLSFTTDLTAAAATADYVIEAAVEKLDIKRTLFAELDNAAPPHAILATNSSSIVSSRIADATGRPDRVCNLHFFNPALVMKCVEIVRGPDTSDVTVATSVALADRLGKVPVVLQREIPGFVANRILGAVRDEAIFLLENGVASVTDIDTACRTALGYPMGPFELMDLTGIDIGYLTKQDRFAQSGDPRDRPSRSVTALVERGELGRKTGKGWYTYDHAGTRTPRPATELITEVSEQ; the protein is encoded by the coding sequence ATGTCCGTCAACCACGTGCTCGTGGTCGGGGCCGGCGCGATGGGCTCGCAGATCGGTATGGTCTGTGCCCTCGCCGGTCTCACGGCCACCATCACCGACATCGCCGAGCCGTCCCTGGCCCGGACCCACGCCGATCTGCGGTCCCGGCTGGCCCGGGATGTGGACAAGGGGCGCCGGACGGCGTCCGACGTCGAGACCGCCTTCGGCCGGCTGTCCTTCACCACCGATCTGACCGCGGCCGCGGCCACCGCCGACTACGTCATCGAGGCCGCGGTCGAGAAGCTCGACATCAAACGCACATTGTTCGCCGAGCTGGACAACGCCGCTCCGCCGCATGCGATCCTGGCGACGAATTCATCCAGCATCGTGTCCTCCCGGATCGCCGACGCCACCGGTCGCCCCGACCGGGTCTGCAACCTGCACTTCTTCAACCCGGCACTGGTCATGAAGTGTGTCGAGATCGTCCGCGGGCCGGACACTTCCGATGTCACGGTGGCGACCTCCGTGGCGTTGGCCGACCGGCTGGGCAAAGTGCCGGTGGTGCTGCAGCGGGAGATCCCCGGTTTCGTCGCCAACCGGATCCTGGGCGCGGTGCGGGACGAGGCGATCTTCCTGCTGGAGAACGGGGTCGCCTCGGTCACCGACATCGACACCGCCTGCCGCACCGCTCTGGGTTACCCGATGGGCCCGTTCGAGCTGATGGACCTCACCGGCATCGACATCGGCTACCTGACCAAGCAGGACCGGTTCGCCCAGAGCGGCGACCCCAGGGATCGACCCAGTCGCAGCGTCACGGCCCTGGTCGAACGCGGCGAGCTCGGACGCAAGACCGGAAAGGGTTGGTACACCTACGATCACGCCGGCACCAGGACGCCCCGACCGGCTACGGAGCTGATCACGGAAGTGAGCGAGCAATGA
- a CDS encoding enoyl-CoA hydratase/isomerase family protein — MTTVPAPARVDYQTLFTEVSDGIAVLTINRPEVRNAVSRQMQLDLRAALDALRTDDDVQVLIVTGAGEKAFVAGADISQVRGYTLHTALASDLQRLYDDVEAFEKPTIAAVNGFALGGGCELAMACDIRIAADTARFGLPETNLSVLPAAGGTQRLARLVGTGRAIEMILTGRLITADEAQRIGLVTSVVPGAELLAAARAIAGQITAKGPLAIRLAKLVIRSGMDADQRTGLVVERLAQALLYTTEDKNEGTDAFLDKRPPQFRGR; from the coding sequence ATGACGACCGTGCCAGCACCGGCCCGGGTCGACTACCAGACCCTGTTCACCGAGGTCTCCGACGGCATCGCCGTGCTCACCATCAACCGGCCGGAGGTCCGCAACGCGGTCAGCCGGCAGATGCAACTGGACCTGCGGGCCGCCCTGGACGCGCTGCGCACCGACGACGACGTGCAGGTGCTGATCGTTACCGGCGCCGGCGAGAAGGCGTTCGTGGCCGGCGCCGACATTTCCCAGGTCCGCGGCTACACCCTGCACACGGCGCTGGCCTCCGATCTGCAGCGCCTGTACGACGACGTCGAGGCGTTCGAGAAGCCGACGATCGCCGCCGTCAACGGGTTCGCGCTGGGCGGTGGCTGCGAGCTGGCCATGGCCTGCGACATCCGGATCGCCGCTGACACCGCGCGTTTCGGCCTGCCCGAGACGAACCTGTCGGTGCTGCCGGCGGCCGGCGGCACCCAGCGGCTGGCCCGCCTGGTCGGCACCGGCCGGGCCATCGAAATGATCCTCACCGGGCGGCTGATCACCGCGGACGAGGCGCAGCGGATCGGGCTGGTCACCTCCGTCGTCCCCGGCGCGGAACTGCTGGCCGCGGCCCGGGCGATCGCCGGGCAGATCACCGCCAAGGGTCCCTTGGCGATCCGGCTGGCCAAGCTGGTGATCCGCTCCGGCATGGACGCCGATCAACGCACCGGCCTGGTCGTCGAGCGGCTCGCGCAGGCGCTGCTGTACACCACCGAGGACAAGAACGAGGGCACGGACGCGTTTCTGGACAAGCGGCCACCGCAGTTCAGGGGCCGGTGA
- a CDS encoding acyl-CoA dehydrogenase family protein, producing MTTTEAVSSENGSARPRPTGIYDGAVTEPQTPITDRARDYLNLDSLFTAEELAQRDKVRAFVDARIRPNIAQWYEDAHFPVEIAREFGDLGLLGMHLKGYGCPGRSSVEYGLTALELEAGDSGLRTFVSVQGSLAMSAIHKHGSEEQKQQWLPGMATGELIGCFGLTEPTAGSDPAGMVTHAVRDGSDWVLNGAKRWIGLASVAQVAIIWATTEDGVRGFVVPTDTPGFTATPIEPKLSMRASIQCDITLTDVRLPADAMLPNVVGLKGPFACLNEARYGIIWGAMGAARDSYETALRYMLDRKQFDTPLAGFQLSQRRLTDMVLEIQKGILVALQTGRLKDAGTLHPQQISFGKLNNVREAIAICREARAMLGGNGITLDYSPLRHANNLESVRTYEGTDEVHTLIMGQAITGLPAYR from the coding sequence ATGACCACCACCGAGGCCGTCAGCTCGGAGAACGGCTCTGCTCGCCCCCGCCCGACCGGGATCTACGACGGAGCCGTCACCGAGCCGCAGACCCCGATCACCGACCGGGCCCGCGACTACCTGAACCTGGACTCGCTATTCACCGCCGAGGAGCTCGCGCAGCGGGACAAGGTCCGGGCGTTCGTCGACGCGCGGATCCGCCCGAACATCGCCCAGTGGTACGAAGACGCGCACTTCCCGGTGGAGATCGCCCGGGAATTCGGCGATCTCGGGCTGCTCGGGATGCATCTGAAGGGTTACGGCTGTCCCGGCCGCAGCTCCGTCGAGTACGGCTTGACCGCCCTGGAACTGGAGGCCGGCGATTCCGGCCTGCGCACCTTCGTCTCGGTGCAAGGGTCCCTGGCCATGAGCGCCATCCACAAGCACGGCTCGGAGGAGCAGAAGCAGCAATGGCTGCCGGGCATGGCCACCGGCGAGCTCATCGGCTGCTTCGGGCTGACGGAGCCGACCGCCGGTTCGGACCCGGCCGGCATGGTGACCCACGCCGTCCGGGACGGGTCCGATTGGGTACTCAACGGCGCCAAGCGGTGGATCGGCCTGGCCTCGGTCGCGCAGGTCGCGATCATCTGGGCCACGACCGAAGACGGGGTGCGGGGGTTCGTGGTGCCGACCGACACCCCCGGATTCACCGCAACCCCCATCGAACCCAAGCTGTCCATGCGTGCGTCGATCCAGTGCGACATCACCCTGACCGACGTACGGCTGCCGGCGGACGCGATGCTGCCCAACGTCGTCGGGCTCAAGGGCCCGTTCGCCTGCCTGAACGAGGCCCGCTACGGCATCATCTGGGGCGCGATGGGTGCCGCCCGCGACTCCTACGAAACCGCGCTGCGGTACATGTTGGATCGCAAGCAGTTCGACACACCCTTGGCCGGCTTCCAGCTCAGTCAGCGCAGGTTGACCGACATGGTGCTGGAGATCCAGAAAGGCATCCTGGTCGCCCTGCAGACCGGCCGCCTGAAGGACGCGGGAACCCTTCATCCGCAGCAGATCTCGTTCGGCAAGCTGAACAACGTGCGCGAGGCCATCGCGATCTGCCGGGAGGCGCGGGCGATGCTCGGCGGCAACGGCATCACGCTGGACTACTCGCCGCTGCGGCACGCCAACAACCTGGAATCCGTCCGCACCTATGAGGGCACCGACGAGGTGCACACCCTGATCATGGGGCAGGCCATCACCGGCCTGCCCGCGTACCGGTGA